The Commensalibacter nepenthis genome has a window encoding:
- a CDS encoding DUF6616 family protein, with amino-acid sequence MAYVVTQVFSPKDKWNKITKPIKEQILQRMIVNLSSLAGENRVQLIATGQIDGKIPRVVDYEFYVIWSVEIYEMSKHITQHLRESEWNEYFDVVNIGGRALSVPEFADVVLADLNK; translated from the coding sequence ATGGCTTATGTTGTAACGCAGGTTTTTTCGCCCAAGGATAAGTGGAATAAAATTACGAAGCCAATTAAAGAGCAAATTTTGCAGCGTATGATTGTAAATCTGTCTTCTTTAGCTGGGGAAAATAGAGTGCAGTTGATCGCAACAGGTCAAATTGACGGTAAGATTCCAAGGGTCGTAGATTATGAATTTTATGTGATCTGGTCTGTTGAAATCTATGAAATGAGTAAGCATATCACGCAGCATTTACGTGAAAGCGAGTGGAATGAGTATTTTGACGTCGTTAATATTGGTGGACGTGCGCTCAGTGTTCCTGAATTTGCTGATGTGGTTTTGGCAGATTTGAATAAATAG
- a CDS encoding DUF2147 domain-containing protein — protein MSVISQKIGSLNFIAVFIFVLFAILDSNVTTKAQSSQTIPEIGRWATKENDGVFDIYFCGQKLCGRFVGMQYTTDLPPNTKYGRSQCKFVMLRDFVKDKSGKYWRGIILDPRNEKSYDAKIWLANKDVLRLRGYLGISLFGETHVWHRYTGDILPNCKLPQ, from the coding sequence ATGTCAGTTATATCGCAGAAAATTGGTAGCTTAAATTTTATTGCTGTTTTCATTTTCGTGCTTTTTGCGATTTTGGATAGTAATGTAACGACTAAGGCACAGTCATCTCAGACTATACCAGAAATTGGTCGGTGGGCTACCAAAGAAAATGACGGCGTTTTTGACATTTATTTTTGTGGTCAAAAACTATGTGGTCGTTTCGTTGGGATGCAATATACAACGGATTTACCGCCAAATACGAAATATGGAAGATCACAATGTAAATTTGTGATGTTACGTGACTTTGTCAAAGATAAATCTGGGAAATACTGGCGGGGCATAATTCTAGATCCAAGAAATGAAAAATCCTATGATGCCAAGATATGGCTTGCGAACAAAGATGTGTTACGCTTGCGTGGATATTTGGGTATCAGCTTATTTGGTGAAACGCATGTTTGGCATCGTTATACTGGTGATATATTACCAAACTGTAAATTGCCTCAATAG
- a CDS encoding glycoside hydrolase family 3 C-terminal domain-containing protein, with protein sequence MKLSQLFLLSSILISVPCIGHAETAFWKNTSLSAEARAKALVKVMTQYEKLQLVASQYAVDNGSKHLPIPKGALGSAAYVPGIPRLNIPAQQITDAGLGVVNPNHIRPNDAATSLPSGQILSGAFDRNLAYEAGKMVGAEAFHRGFNVLLGGGVVLSRDPRAGRNFEYLGEDPILAGNIGAAEIKGVQSQHVVSTVKHFAFNNIETNRKKIDMKVGEKEGRESDLLAFEIAIKKGNPSSIMCAYNKVNGDYSCENSYLLQLPKKDWGYQGYIMTDWGGGHSTVKAAKAGLDQESAADQFDNKIYFGKALKEAIAKGEVPQSRLDDMAYRVLYGLIQVGAYDYPAVKSTQTEDIAGHEAISQKIAENGIVLLQNKQNILPLATSVKKIAIIGGKADQGVLSGGGSSQVTARGGNIKDSTGIQTWPGPISYFPSSPMKAIQALVPEAKVQFAKGNNIVEAVKLVSQSDVVIVFATKWSAESFDNADMRLPGNQNQLIEAVAKTGKPVVVVLETGNPVEMPWLNNVDAVVEAWFPGTSGGSAIANILFGKVNPSGRLSISWPKSLAQVPYPTITNVGQRWNEDDPVKEDKPDLSGITTFNLDVDKANVGYRWYQDKKIMPLYPFGYGLSYTTFKYTKIALNNNLSVKNPTMIAEVTVQNTGKKDGADAVQVYGTMPSDTTSRLLGFDKVALKAGETKTVSIPLDLQAVANYEPKAHHWELSAGTYTIVVKPDALSNEGVKAAVHLNKMNLAD encoded by the coding sequence ATGAAATTGTCTCAGTTATTTTTACTTTCATCTATTTTGATTAGTGTGCCTTGTATTGGACATGCAGAAACAGCATTTTGGAAAAATACTTCTCTTTCTGCAGAGGCTCGCGCAAAGGCTCTGGTCAAGGTAATGACACAATATGAAAAATTGCAGTTGGTTGCCAGTCAGTATGCAGTGGATAATGGTTCTAAACATCTCCCTATTCCAAAAGGTGCATTGGGTAGTGCGGCTTATGTTCCGGGTATTCCTCGTTTAAATATTCCAGCACAACAAATTACGGATGCAGGATTGGGTGTGGTTAATCCTAATCATATTCGTCCAAACGATGCGGCGACTTCATTACCTAGTGGTCAAATTTTATCGGGAGCTTTTGATCGCAATCTTGCTTATGAGGCGGGAAAGATGGTTGGTGCCGAAGCGTTTCATAGGGGGTTTAATGTTCTCTTAGGGGGTGGCGTTGTTTTATCTAGAGATCCAAGGGCGGGTCGTAATTTTGAATATCTAGGTGAAGACCCGATATTGGCAGGGAATATCGGTGCTGCTGAAATTAAAGGTGTGCAAAGTCAACATGTGGTTTCTACGGTTAAACATTTTGCATTTAATAATATTGAAACCAATCGTAAAAAAATTGATATGAAAGTAGGGGAAAAAGAAGGGAGAGAATCTGATTTACTTGCTTTTGAAATTGCGATTAAAAAAGGGAACCCAAGTTCCATTATGTGTGCGTATAATAAGGTGAATGGTGATTATAGTTGTGAAAACAGTTATTTGCTACAGCTCCCTAAAAAAGACTGGGGCTATCAGGGATATATCATGACCGATTGGGGGGGCGGTCATAGTACAGTCAAAGCCGCCAAGGCCGGGTTAGATCAAGAATCCGCTGCAGACCAATTTGATAATAAAATATATTTTGGTAAAGCGTTAAAAGAAGCCATTGCCAAAGGAGAAGTTCCACAAAGTCGCCTTGATGATATGGCGTATCGCGTTTTATATGGTCTTATTCAAGTGGGTGCGTATGACTATCCAGCAGTAAAGTCCACTCAAACAGAAGATATAGCTGGGCATGAGGCAATTTCACAAAAAATCGCAGAAAATGGCATTGTTTTACTGCAAAATAAACAGAATATTTTACCACTCGCAACATCAGTAAAGAAAATTGCTATTATTGGTGGAAAAGCAGATCAAGGTGTCTTGTCTGGTGGTGGGTCTTCTCAAGTAACTGCTAGAGGAGGGAATATAAAGGATTCTACTGGTATACAAACATGGCCTGGTCCAATATCTTATTTTCCATCTTCACCAATGAAAGCAATTCAAGCCTTGGTACCCGAGGCTAAGGTGCAATTTGCTAAAGGAAATAATATTGTTGAAGCGGTTAAATTGGTCAGCCAATCTGACGTGGTGATTGTGTTTGCTACTAAATGGAGTGCAGAAAGTTTCGATAATGCGGATATGCGTTTGCCTGGCAATCAAAACCAGTTAATTGAAGCTGTTGCAAAAACAGGTAAGCCAGTGGTGGTGGTTTTAGAAACAGGTAATCCTGTTGAAATGCCTTGGTTAAACAATGTTGATGCGGTGGTTGAAGCATGGTTCCCTGGGACTTCTGGTGGTTCTGCAATTGCGAATATTTTATTTGGTAAAGTCAATCCGTCTGGGCGATTGAGCATTTCATGGCCAAAATCTTTGGCACAAGTTCCATATCCTACAATTACCAATGTGGGGCAAAGATGGAATGAAGATGATCCTGTTAAAGAAGATAAGCCTGATTTATCGGGGATAACAACGTTTAATTTGGATGTAGATAAAGCAAATGTTGGATATCGTTGGTATCAAGATAAAAAGATTATGCCACTTTATCCATTTGGATATGGATTATCTTATACAACATTTAAATACACAAAAATTGCGTTGAATAATAATCTATCTGTAAAAAATCCCACTATGATAGCCGAAGTTACAGTTCAAAATACAGGGAAAAAAGACGGTGCAGACGCTGTGCAAGTATATGGCACTATGCCGAGTGACACAACCAGCCGTTTGCTTGGATTTGATAAAGTGGCTTTGAAAGCAGGGGAAACAAAGACGGTTAGCATTCCTTTGGATTTACAAGCGGTCGCGAATTACGAACCCAAAGCTCATCATTGGGAATTATCAGCAGGGACTTATACTATTGTTGTGAAACCTGATGCGCTTTCTAATGAAGGAGTTAAAGCAGCGGTTCATTTGAACAAGATGAATCTGGCTGATTAA
- the trpS gene encoding tryptophan--tRNA ligase: MSKPLGKRVFSGIQPTGIPHLGNYLGAIRHWVDIQEGNECIYCLVDMHALTVWQDPVQLRKQVIEQTAILVAAGIDPQKQILFNQSAVSAHARLAWIFNCVARIGWMNRMTQFKDKAGKNREAHSAGLYVYPNLMAADILAYKATCVPVGEDQRQHLELANDIVQKFNHDYETDFFPQVQGYIPTTSARVMNLRDGSKKMSKSDPSEQGRIELMDEDDVIVNKIKRAKSDSEPLPSERKGLEGRLEAFNLISIYSVMENKTIDQALQEFAGQGFSTVKTALSDVLIQHIAPIREQTKKLLADQAYIHTILKQGAEKASAIAEPIVSEAEAIVGFIK, encoded by the coding sequence GTGTCTAAACCGTTAGGAAAAAGAGTTTTTTCAGGCATCCAACCAACAGGAATTCCTCATTTAGGAAATTATCTGGGGGCAATTCGTCATTGGGTTGATATTCAAGAAGGGAATGAATGTATTTATTGCCTTGTTGATATGCATGCTTTAACGGTTTGGCAAGATCCTGTGCAATTAAGAAAGCAAGTGATTGAACAAACAGCAATTTTAGTTGCGGCAGGGATTGATCCACAAAAACAAATTTTGTTTAATCAATCAGCAGTATCTGCTCATGCGCGTCTTGCATGGATTTTTAATTGTGTGGCGCGTATTGGTTGGATGAACAGAATGACTCAATTTAAGGATAAAGCTGGAAAAAATAGAGAGGCGCATTCTGCTGGGTTATATGTGTATCCTAATTTGATGGCGGCTGATATCTTGGCTTATAAGGCAACGTGCGTGCCTGTGGGTGAAGATCAACGTCAACATTTAGAGTTGGCAAATGATATTGTGCAGAAATTCAATCATGATTATGAAACGGATTTTTTCCCTCAAGTGCAAGGTTATATTCCAACAACCAGTGCGCGTGTCATGAATTTGCGTGATGGCAGCAAGAAAATGTCTAAATCTGATCCTTCTGAACAAGGACGGATTGAATTAATGGATGAAGATGATGTGATTGTCAATAAAATCAAACGTGCAAAAAGTGATTCAGAGCCTTTGCCATCGGAAAGAAAAGGGTTGGAAGGTCGTCTAGAGGCATTTAATCTGATTTCTATATATTCGGTGATGGAGAATAAAACGATTGACCAAGCATTGCAAGAGTTTGCAGGGCAAGGGTTCAGTACTGTTAAAACCGCATTGTCTGATGTGTTAATCCAACATATTGCGCCTATTCGTGAACAAACAAAAAAATTGCTTGCAGATCAGGCGTATATTCATACTATTTTAAAACAAGGTGCTGAAAAGGCATCGGCTATTGCAGAGCCGATTGTCTCTGAGGCAGAAGCAATTGTGGGGTTTATTAAATAG
- a CDS encoding ComF family protein: protein MLFFEQCLNFLIPPRCLMCDKIVLDAERVCADCFKQLHFIDKPYCSQCSRPFMSSVEAGRESICSECQESSVFWQNCRAAFVYNDGFKRLIMPLKYNDQYKSLRFISNFMYRSAQDLIDQADYIIPVPLHKKRLRYRQYNQSALLAWQLRQRGNITVLPMALLRVKETIILGHLNKAERQLVLQNAFVFNPKYEQRLKNKRVILIDDVMTTGSTIKECALTLLGAGVKHIDVLVAARVA from the coding sequence GTGTTGTTCTTTGAACAATGTCTTAATTTTTTGATTCCACCGCGCTGTTTGATGTGTGACAAAATTGTTTTAGACGCAGAGCGGGTATGTGCAGATTGTTTTAAGCAATTACATTTTATAGACAAACCTTATTGTTCCCAATGTAGCCGTCCATTTATGTCGAGTGTAGAAGCAGGGAGAGAGTCGATTTGTTCAGAATGCCAAGAATCCTCTGTTTTTTGGCAAAATTGCAGGGCAGCTTTTGTGTATAATGATGGGTTTAAAAGGCTGATTATGCCTTTGAAATATAACGATCAATATAAAAGCCTTCGGTTTATATCAAATTTTATGTACCGCTCTGCTCAAGACTTAATCGATCAAGCAGATTATATCATCCCCGTGCCCTTACATAAAAAAAGGCTGAGATATCGTCAGTATAATCAATCTGCTTTACTTGCATGGCAATTACGACAAAGAGGTAATATTACGGTATTACCAATGGCGTTATTACGGGTTAAAGAAACGATTATACTAGGGCATTTAAATAAAGCCGAACGACAGTTGGTGTTGCAAAATGCCTTTGTCTTTAATCCAAAATATGAACAACGTTTAAAAAATAAAAGAGTCATATTAATCGATGATGTAATGACAACTGGCTCTACGATTAAGGAATGTGCATTAACGCTGCTTGGGGCAGGGGTAAAGCACATTGACGTTTTGGTGGCTGCAAGGGTTGCTTAA
- a CDS encoding FKBP-type peptidyl-prolyl cis-trans isomerase, with product MKKIFALIAPALFSFSLTACAGDKDVQLTSDQFMKKVTAESGVKTLPSGLAYRVIKSGDPKDASPAKGDLVLVEYEGRLPDGVIFDASDRHGGGLMQMPVDGLIPGWMEALLMMRPGDTWQLFVPANLAYADKTMGIIPANSPLVFKIHLVGVTKGSGGNN from the coding sequence ATGAAAAAAATCTTTGCTTTGATAGCTCCTGCATTATTTTCCTTTTCTTTGACAGCCTGTGCTGGTGATAAAGATGTTCAGTTAACTTCAGATCAATTCATGAAGAAAGTAACAGCTGAGTCTGGTGTGAAAACACTCCCCAGCGGTTTGGCTTATCGTGTGATAAAATCTGGCGACCCAAAAGATGCTTCTCCTGCAAAAGGAGATTTGGTCTTGGTTGAATATGAAGGTCGCTTGCCAGATGGTGTGATTTTTGATGCTTCTGATCGTCATGGCGGTGGGCTGATGCAAATGCCTGTTGATGGGCTTATTCCTGGTTGGATGGAGGCATTGCTAATGATGCGTCCTGGGGATACATGGCAATTATTTGTTCCTGCAAATCTTGCATATGCGGATAAAACGATGGGAATTATTCCTGCAAATAGCCCGTTGGTCTTTAAAATCCATTTGGTTGGAGTGACTAAAGGCTCTGGTGGTAATAATTAA
- a CDS encoding secondary thiamine-phosphate synthase enzyme YjbQ, producing MKQQTSFLKIQTHGQGLTMLNMEISSWILQTGIVTGLITLWCKHTSASFIVQENADPDVRQDIMHYLNDLVPESRGYLHHSEGADDMPAHIKAVLTQTQLSIPVVDRQMVLGTWQGIYLFEHRRYPHVREIALHLLGE from the coding sequence ATAAAACAACAAACGAGTTTTTTGAAAATTCAGACGCATGGTCAAGGATTGACGATGTTGAATATGGAAATATCAAGCTGGATTTTACAAACTGGGATTGTGACGGGTCTGATTACTTTATGGTGTAAACATACATCTGCTTCTTTTATTGTACAGGAAAATGCAGATCCTGATGTGCGTCAAGATATTATGCATTATTTGAATGATTTGGTTCCTGAAAGTCGGGGTTATTTACATCATAGTGAGGGCGCAGACGATATGCCCGCACATATCAAAGCGGTCTTGACGCAAACACAGCTTTCAATTCCAGTGGTTGATCGGCAAATGGTTTTAGGAACGTGGCAGGGTATTTATTTGTTTGAACATCGAAGATATCCTCATGTGCGTGAAATTGCACTACATTTATTGGGTGAATGA
- the grxC gene encoding glutaredoxin 3 has protein sequence MAKVEIYTQPGCPYCQKALMLLKAKDADFREINAPKGTPEREEAIQKSGGKTTVPQIFIDGKAIGGCDDLMGLNQSGELQKLLES, from the coding sequence ATGGCTAAAGTAGAAATATATACACAACCTGGATGTCCATATTGCCAAAAAGCATTAATGCTTTTAAAGGCAAAAGATGCAGATTTTCGTGAAATTAATGCCCCCAAAGGAACGCCAGAGCGTGAAGAAGCAATACAAAAATCTGGTGGAAAAACCACAGTGCCTCAAATTTTTATTGATGGTAAAGCGATTGGTGGTTGTGATGATTTGATGGGGTTAAATCAATCAGGTGAGTTGCAGAAATTACTAGAATCTTGA
- a CDS encoding glycoside hydrolase family 3 C-terminal domain-containing protein, with the protein MKISHIFLMSSMLVGMPSLAFSVEPEWKDTSLSSETRAKALVKAMTQDEKLQLVVSRYGVGDGSGNQSVPKDALGSAGYVPGIPRLGIPAQQITDAGLGVTNPNNVRPGDAATSLPSGQILSGTFDPDLAYEAGKMVGKEAYHRGFNVLLGGGGAVLVREPRNGRNFEYLGEDSLLSGNMAAAQIQGVQSQHVIATAKQFAFGAIETNRMKVDMRIGEKEARESDLLAFEIAIKQGKPGAIMCAYNKVNGDYSCENSYLLQLPKKNWAYRGYIITDWGATHSTVKSANAGLDQESGASFDSKIFFGKDLKKAIEKGEVSQGRLDNMVYRIVYSLIDVGAYDHPAYKSNQPEDVAANEAVSQKVAENGIVLLKNAHHILPLSPQLKNIAIIGGKADQGVLSGGGSSQVTARGGNIIDHTRIQRWPGPVSYFPSSPMKAIQALAPNTKINFATGDNIKEAVALASQADMVIVFATKWSAEGFDTANLSLFGNQNELIDTVAKTGKPVVVVLETGNPVEMPWLNNVDAVIEAWYPGTSGGPAIANILFGKVNPSGRLTTTWPQALSQVPYPYIAGAGNLPATQKLNVKQYSSHNQLVSSVNLNEDGANVGYRWYEQKHLTPLYPFGYGLSYTNFKYKKINVTKDFIADQHLITANVTVENTGSRDGADVVQVYGKMPDGTPSRLLGFKKVNLQAGETKTVEVTLFPASLSHYFPEKHDWEIAPGSYEIFVRPNALSTDGLKTTMHLDKINLPD; encoded by the coding sequence ATGAAAATATCCCATATTTTCCTTATGTCTTCTATGCTTGTGGGCATGCCTAGCTTAGCATTTTCTGTTGAACCTGAGTGGAAAGATACGTCATTATCTTCAGAAACGCGTGCAAAAGCATTGGTCAAGGCGATGACACAAGACGAAAAGCTGCAATTAGTAGTTAGTCGCTATGGGGTAGGGGATGGTTCTGGTAATCAATCTGTTCCTAAAGACGCATTGGGTTCTGCGGGATATGTGCCTGGAATTCCTCGTCTTGGTATCCCAGCGCAACAAATTACAGATGCTGGGCTAGGGGTAACAAATCCAAATAATGTAAGACCTGGGGATGCAGCGACTTCATTACCAAGTGGCCAGATTTTATCTGGAACTTTTGATCCAGATCTTGCTTATGAGGCAGGGAAGATGGTGGGTAAAGAGGCCTATCATAGAGGATTTAATGTGCTTCTTGGTGGTGGAGGAGCGGTATTGGTTCGCGAGCCCAGAAATGGTCGAAACTTTGAATATTTAGGTGAGGATTCATTACTTTCTGGAAATATGGCAGCAGCTCAGATCCAAGGGGTGCAAAGTCAGCATGTGATCGCCACTGCAAAACAATTTGCCTTTGGTGCGATTGAAACCAATCGTATGAAAGTTGACATGCGTATTGGTGAAAAAGAGGCGCGGGAATCAGATTTATTGGCTTTTGAAATTGCAATAAAACAGGGAAAACCTGGTGCAATTATGTGTGCTTATAATAAAGTGAATGGCGATTATAGTTGTGAGAACAGCTATTTATTACAATTGCCAAAGAAAAATTGGGCATATCGTGGGTATATTATAACAGATTGGGGTGCAACGCATAGCACGGTCAAATCTGCAAATGCAGGTTTAGATCAAGAATCTGGTGCTTCATTTGATTCAAAAATATTTTTTGGCAAAGATCTAAAAAAAGCGATTGAGAAAGGTGAGGTTTCTCAGGGTCGTTTGGATAATATGGTTTATCGAATTGTATATAGTTTAATAGATGTTGGTGCATACGATCATCCAGCTTATAAATCCAATCAACCCGAAGACGTTGCTGCAAACGAAGCCGTTTCACAAAAAGTCGCAGAAAACGGAATTGTTTTGTTAAAAAACGCACATCATATTTTACCTCTCTCTCCGCAGCTTAAAAATATTGCCATTATTGGCGGTAAAGCTGACCAAGGTGTTCTGTCTGGGGGTGGTTCCTCGCAAGTCACCGCCAGAGGGGGGAATATTATTGACCACACAAGAATTCAACGTTGGCCAGGGCCAGTTTCTTATTTTCCATCGTCTCCTATGAAAGCAATTCAAGCATTAGCGCCGAATACAAAAATTAATTTTGCGACGGGTGATAATATTAAAGAGGCCGTTGCTTTAGCAAGTCAGGCAGATATGGTGATTGTGTTTGCCACAAAATGGAGTGCTGAAGGGTTTGATACTGCGAATTTGTCATTGTTTGGAAATCAAAATGAACTAATTGACACTGTTGCAAAAACAGGAAAGCCAGTTGTCGTCGTTTTGGAAACGGGTAACCCTGTTGAAATGCCTTGGTTAAACAATGTGGATGCTGTCATAGAGGCATGGTATCCAGGGACGTCTGGTGGACCAGCAATTGCTAATATTTTATTTGGCAAGGTCAACCCTTCTGGACGTTTAACGACCACATGGCCCCAAGCGTTAAGTCAAGTTCCTTATCCTTATATTGCTGGAGCAGGAAATTTGCCGGCAACACAAAAACTCAATGTAAAGCAATATTCATCACATAACCAACTGGTTTCTTCGGTTAATTTGAACGAGGATGGTGCAAATGTTGGATATCGTTGGTATGAACAAAAACATTTAACTCCCCTTTATCCTTTTGGATATGGTTTATCTTATACAAATTTTAAATATAAGAAAATTAACGTCACTAAAGATTTTATAGCAGATCAACATTTAATAACGGCGAATGTAACGGTTGAAAATACAGGTAGTCGCGATGGTGCTGATGTTGTTCAGGTTTATGGAAAAATGCCTGATGGTACACCTAGCCGTTTACTTGGATTTAAAAAGGTTAATTTACAAGCAGGTGAAACGAAAACCGTTGAGGTGACTTTATTCCCCGCTAGCTTGTCGCATTATTTTCCTGAAAAACATGATTGGGAAATTGCCCCAGGATCTTATGAAATTTTTGTCAGACCCAACGCATTGTCTACAGATGGACTAAAAACAACAATGCATTTGGATAAAATTAATTTGCCTGATTAA
- a CDS encoding argininosuccinate synthase produces MAEKKVNKVVLAYSGGLDTSVILRWLQKTYECEVVTFTADLGQGEELGPARKKAEMFGVKEIFVEDLREEFVRDYVFPMFRANTLYEGQYLLGTSIARPLISKRQIEIAEQVGADAVAHGATGKGNDQVRFELAYYALKPDVKVIAPWREWELTSRTRLLQFAEENQIPIAHDKRGEAPFSVDANLLHSSSEGKLLEDPAEAPDEIVFQRTISPEDAPDKATEITIDFKSGDPVAINGVAMSPATLLTRLNELGKENGIGRLDLVENRFVGMKSRGIYETPGGTILLFAHRNMESITLDREAGHLKDSIMPRYAELIYNGFWFSPERRMLQALIDESQHSVNGRVHLKLYKGNMILMGRESPNSLYDMRVVTFEDDEGAYNQVDAQGFIKLNALRLRLGAQAGRRGGSL; encoded by the coding sequence ATGGCAGAAAAAAAGGTAAACAAAGTTGTTCTTGCCTATTCTGGTGGGTTGGATACTTCCGTAATTTTGCGTTGGTTGCAAAAGACCTATGAATGTGAAGTGGTAACTTTTACAGCGGATTTAGGGCAAGGAGAGGAATTAGGACCTGCACGTAAAAAAGCCGAAATGTTCGGTGTCAAAGAAATCTTTGTCGAAGATTTACGTGAAGAATTCGTTCGTGACTATGTTTTTCCAATGTTTCGTGCCAATACGTTGTATGAAGGTCAATATTTACTTGGAACGTCGATTGCACGTCCATTGATCTCTAAACGTCAAATTGAAATTGCTGAACAAGTCGGTGCCGATGCAGTGGCGCATGGGGCAACGGGGAAAGGGAACGATCAAGTTCGCTTTGAACTTGCTTATTATGCATTAAAACCTGATGTCAAAGTGATTGCGCCTTGGCGTGAATGGGAGCTAACCTCTCGTACCCGTTTATTACAATTTGCTGAAGAAAATCAAATTCCGATTGCGCATGATAAACGTGGCGAAGCCCCATTTTCTGTTGATGCGAATTTATTACATTCTTCTTCTGAAGGAAAATTGTTGGAAGATCCAGCAGAGGCACCAGATGAAATCGTGTTCCAACGCACCATTTCTCCTGAAGACGCGCCTGATAAAGCCACCGAAATTACCATTGATTTTAAATCTGGTGATCCAGTAGCGATTAATGGTGTGGCAATGTCCCCTGCAACTTTACTTACTCGTTTAAATGAATTGGGTAAAGAAAATGGGATTGGGCGTCTAGATTTGGTTGAAAACCGTTTTGTGGGCATGAAATCTCGCGGTATTTATGAAACTCCAGGTGGAACCATTCTTTTGTTTGCACATAGAAATATGGAATCTATTACCTTAGACCGTGAGGCTGGGCATTTAAAAGATAGTATCATGCCACGTTATGCTGAATTGATTTATAATGGTTTTTGGTTCTCTCCAGAACGTCGTATGCTGCAAGCATTAATCGATGAAAGTCAACATTCCGTTAATGGGCGCGTGCATTTAAAATTATATAAAGGAAATATGATCCTAATGGGTCGTGAAAGCCCCAATAGCCTATATGATATGCGTGTGGTAACCTTTGAAGATGATGAAGGTGCGTATAATCAAGTGGATGCACAAGGCTTTATTAAATTGAATGCATTACGTTTACGTTTGGGTGCGCAAGCCGGACGTCGTGGTGGCAGTTTATAA